A stretch of the Neisseria sp. DTU_2020_1000833_1_SI_GRL_NUU_006 genome encodes the following:
- a CDS encoding CTP synthase, producing the protein MTYLIKPYESIGDFVFGTSIEEIQEKYGKPARMVEDNIMNNKVEYRNACELVYENDKLVYGYCLKDSNPILGDIDIFKNSIEDLKAIDSEFIEGKKYILFKNLGICIGGMTGKKIPEGKLLIAFDKNHFDFFECFIEV; encoded by the coding sequence ATGACCTACTTGATTAAGCCATATGAATCAATTGGTGATTTTGTATTTGGTACTTCTATTGAGGAAATACAAGAAAAATATGGAAAACCAGCAAGAATGGTTGAAGATAATATTATGAATAATAAGGTGGAATATAGGAATGCTTGTGAGTTAGTTTATGAAAACGATAAATTGGTTTATGGATATTGCTTAAAAGATTCTAATCCCATATTAGGAGATATTGATATATTTAAAAATTCAATCGAAGACCTTAAAGCTATCGATTCAGAATTTATCGAAGGAAAAAAATATATTCTTTTTAAGAATCTCGGGATTTGTATAGGAGGTATGACAGGAAAAAAAATTCCTGAAGGCAAGTTATTAATTGCATTTGATAAAAATCACTTTGATTTTTTTGAATGTTTTATCGAGGTGTAA
- a CDS encoding DNA polymerase III: MEANDIVLFDFDAFISGSKDVDYQEAIKKMSLSLMKFLIENDLLVNINPFNQDGSVKNDLIIKKSNLTDEGFQLFVKPVNNWWNALDRGTPPEKVTILENGLKKIRAVKK, encoded by the coding sequence ATGGAAGCAAATGATATAGTTTTATTTGATTTTGATGCATTTATTTCAGGAAGTAAAGATGTTGATTACCAAGAAGCAATAAAAAAAATGTCTTTGTCTTTGATGAAATTTTTAATAGAAAATGATTTGTTGGTAAATATAAATCCTTTTAATCAAGATGGATCAGTAAAAAATGATTTAATTATTAAGAAATCAAATTTAACGGATGAAGGTTTTCAATTATTCGTTAAACCAGTAAATAACTGGTGGAATGCTTTGGATAGGGGAACTCCTCCCGAGAAAGTTACTATTTTGGAGAATGGGTTGAAAAAAATTCGTGCTGTGAAAAAGTAA